Genomic segment of Candidatus Flexicrinis affinis:
ATTTCAGCGGATTGTCACGCAATGACTCGAACTTACCCGCTTCGTCACCCTAAATCGATAGATCACCGAGGGTGCCGAACGACAACAGATCGTAGTGCTTGACCTATGGACGAAAACCTGAATCACTACCTGTCACGGTGGAAATTGTCCGATCCGCAGCTGCTGGCGCAGACCCCGACTAGCCACGTCTATACGGTCACCCGCGCGGGGGATACTCTCGTCCTGAAGCTGCTGACCGAATACGGCTGGGAAGAACAGCGCGGCGCGGCGGCGCTGCGTCATTACGATGGGCATGGGGCGGTGCGGCTGTATGCGGCGGATGAGCACGCCCAACTGCTCGAATATGCGAGTGGCGACGACCTGATTTCGCTGGTCGAGCGCGGCGATGATACGGGCGCGACGCGCATCATCGCGGAGGTGCTGAACCAGCTTCACGGTGTGGCACAGGGCAAGCCGGCTGATGGCGTCTTTCCGCTAAAAGACTGGTTTCGGTCGTTATTCGCCAGAGCGGCGTCGGAGGATAACTCGATTTTCGCGCGGGCAGTGCCGGTTGCCGAGCGTCTGCTCAACGCACCGCGCGACGTGCGCGTACTGCACGGCGACGTT
This window contains:
- a CDS encoding 3'-kinase, translating into MDENLNHYLSRWKLSDPQLLAQTPTSHVYTVTRAGDTLVLKLLTEYGWEEQRGAAALRHYDGHGAVRLYAADEHAQLLEYASGDDLISLVERGDDTGATRIIAEVLNQLHGVAQGKPADGVFPLKDWFRSLFARAASEDNSIFARAVPVAERLLNAPRDVRVLHGDVHHGNIRQSARGWLAFDPKGLVGERTYDCANTLCNPFRGQPGYDPLVHNEQRLLTNAGILADTLGIEFRRVLAFTYAYACLSASWSLDARAESHARWALNIAQIIEPHLD